In the genome of Enterococcus hirae ATCC 9790, one region contains:
- a CDS encoding rhomboid family intramembrane serine protease — protein sequence MNYQQKLKLNAWLRRPILTYLFLAIQTIVFAMMEFFPFLNIPAYLGMFGPSIVVGNEWWRFITPIFIHFGLVHFVMNSLILYFMGDQIETLYGHWRFFLIYLFSGILGNAASFAFNDLGVLSGGASTSLFGLFGALFVLGFHFKNNSQVRQLIRHYMLFIVISFVFGLTDTSVDIWGHLGGIVGGLLIGNIIGLPQKVTNYSIHQKILSTLVFGFLLIICVLLGLKNYGLLV from the coding sequence ATGAATTATCAACAGAAATTAAAATTAAACGCTTGGCTAAGAAGACCAATTTTGACTTATTTGTTTTTAGCGATACAAACCATCGTGTTTGCAATGATGGAGTTCTTTCCATTTTTAAATATTCCAGCATATTTAGGCATGTTTGGGCCGTCTATTGTAGTTGGAAATGAATGGTGGCGGTTTATTACACCGATTTTCATTCACTTTGGACTGGTGCATTTTGTCATGAATTCTTTGATTTTATATTTTATGGGAGACCAAATTGAAACACTCTACGGTCATTGGCGTTTTTTCTTGATCTACTTGTTTAGTGGTATCCTTGGGAATGCAGCGAGTTTTGCATTCAACGATCTTGGCGTTCTATCTGGTGGAGCAAGTACTTCTTTGTTTGGTTTGTTTGGTGCGTTATTCGTTCTTGGATTTCATTTCAAAAATAACTCTCAGGTTCGCCAATTGATTCGTCATTACATGTTGTTTATTGTTATCAGTTTTGTATTTGGTTTGACGGATACCTCAGTCGATATCTGGGGGCATCTCGGTGGGATTGTTGGTGGCTTGCTTATAGGAAATATCATCGGCCTACCACAGAAAGTGACCAATTACTCGATTCATCAAAAAATCCTATCTACGCTTGTTTTTGGATTTCTTTTGATAATATGTGTTTTATTGGGTTTAAAAAACTACGGATTACTTGTATAA
- the galT gene encoding UDP-glucose--hexose-1-phosphate uridylyltransferase, giving the protein MTISQTICDFTTLAIEAGGWMEMDRIYLQNRILGMIGEEALENTEVRPVSEESVVLLDRLVEQAKKNEVVTDLPAEIEIFEAQLMDFLTPPPSVVNAFFAQHYATNPEEATDYFYQLSKRNDYIKTRAIAKNIRYTYPSEYGELEITINLSKPEKDPKQIAAEKHAKKVDYPECMLCMNNEGYKGRLNYPARTNHRIIRMNLDGESWGFQYSPYAYYNEHSIILSEEHRPMKLTKETFSRLLKITEVLPHYFVGSNADLPIVGGSILSHDHYQAGRHEFPMAKAPIERLIKLSDYPQVIAGVVKWPMSVIRLQATGKEILVEAANSILEKWQQYSDPAVAVTAFSKDGTPHHTITPIARKRENYFELDLVLRDNNVSDEHPEGIFHPHRDIQHIKKENIGLIEVMGLAVLPPRLKSEMAEVEKYLLGQENKIAEYHMEWAKGLKADHPNVTTETVTEIVQQAIGKVFARVLEDSGVFKRDTKGQEAFQRFTATL; this is encoded by the coding sequence ATGACAATCAGTCAAACGATTTGTGATTTTACGACACTAGCAATTGAAGCTGGTGGCTGGATGGAAATGGATCGAATTTATTTACAAAATCGAATTTTGGGAATGATCGGCGAAGAGGCTTTGGAAAACACTGAAGTGCGCCCTGTTTCAGAAGAATCGGTGGTGTTACTTGATCGGTTAGTCGAACAAGCCAAAAAAAATGAAGTGGTTACTGATTTACCAGCTGAAATCGAAATCTTTGAAGCACAATTAATGGATTTTTTAACACCACCACCATCAGTAGTCAATGCGTTTTTTGCACAACATTACGCAACAAATCCAGAAGAAGCAACAGACTACTTTTATCAATTGAGTAAAAGAAATGATTATATCAAAACCAGAGCGATTGCGAAAAATATCAGGTATACGTATCCTTCAGAATATGGCGAATTAGAGATTACGATCAACTTATCCAAACCTGAAAAAGATCCTAAGCAAATTGCTGCCGAAAAACATGCCAAAAAAGTTGATTATCCTGAGTGTATGCTTTGTATGAACAATGAAGGCTATAAAGGACGTTTAAATTATCCAGCTCGCACCAATCATCGAATCATCAGAATGAATCTTGATGGGGAAAGTTGGGGATTTCAGTATTCTCCATATGCTTATTATAATGAACATTCGATCATCTTGTCAGAAGAGCATCGTCCTATGAAGCTTACGAAAGAAACATTTTCACGTTTATTAAAAATCACAGAGGTTTTACCACACTACTTTGTTGGTTCAAATGCAGATCTGCCAATTGTTGGAGGATCGATTCTGTCACATGATCATTACCAAGCAGGGCGCCATGAATTTCCAATGGCTAAAGCTCCAATCGAACGATTAATCAAATTATCGGATTATCCTCAAGTAATCGCAGGTGTTGTCAAATGGCCAATGTCTGTCATTCGTCTGCAAGCGACGGGGAAAGAAATCCTAGTGGAAGCTGCTAATAGTATTTTAGAAAAATGGCAACAATATTCAGATCCCGCGGTAGCAGTGACGGCATTTTCTAAAGATGGTACGCCCCATCATACGATTACACCAATTGCTAGAAAACGCGAAAATTATTTTGAACTCGATTTAGTGTTACGAGATAACAATGTCTCTGACGAACATCCAGAAGGGATTTTCCATCCTCACCGAGATATTCAGCATATTAAAAAAGAAAATATCGGTTTGATCGAAGTCATGGGATTAGCTGTTTTACCACCTCGTTTAAAATCAGAAATGGCAGAAGTAGAAAAGTATTTGCTTGGACAAGAAAATAAGATAGCTGAGTATCACATGGAATGGGCGAAGGGCTTGAAAGCCGACCATCCAAATGTGACAACTGAAACAGTAACAGAGATCGTTCAGCAAGCTATTGGTAAAGTTTTTGCTCGTGTGTTGGAAGATTCAGGGGTCTTCAAACGCGATACAAAAGGTCAAGAAGCTTTCCAACGCTTTACTGCAACGCTTTAA
- a CDS encoding 5-formyltetrahydrofolate cyclo-ligase, translated as MSHIKEKLRKLGIENLQKIARSEQKQQKEQKIYQQLFQSNEWQQAKVVGLTMANEIEVATTPIIEKAWEEGKTILVPKTLPERQMCFFKIDPDTRFERTAFGVLEPLSDHSFSPDAIDLLIVPGVVYHQNGYRIGFGGGYYDRYLANYPNQTCSLVFQEQINNQWVPESFDKKVQHLFIDK; from the coding sequence TTGAGTCATATTAAAGAAAAACTTAGAAAACTTGGCATTGAAAATTTACAAAAGATTGCTAGAAGTGAACAGAAGCAGCAAAAAGAGCAAAAAATTTACCAACAACTCTTTCAAAGTAATGAATGGCAGCAAGCAAAAGTGGTTGGTTTGACGATGGCAAATGAGATAGAAGTGGCTACGACCCCAATTATTGAAAAGGCATGGGAAGAGGGTAAAACCATACTTGTTCCTAAGACATTGCCTGAACGTCAAATGTGTTTTTTTAAAATTGATCCGGATACCCGATTTGAACGCACCGCTTTTGGCGTACTGGAGCCATTATCTGATCATTCTTTTTCACCGGACGCTATCGATTTGCTGATCGTTCCAGGGGTTGTTTATCATCAAAATGGTTATCGGATTGGTTTTGGTGGAGGCTACTATGATCGCTATCTAGCCAATTATCCGAACCAGACATGTAGTCTGGTTTTTCAAGAACAAATAAACAATCAATGGGTACCAGAAAGTTTTGATAAAAAAGTGCAACACTTGTTTATCGATAAATAA
- a CDS encoding rhodanese-like domain-containing protein — protein MVLWVINIILLLIILAIVFWEVYLRVMAKRSAKTLEEEEFRDGMRKAQVIDVREKDVFDAGHILGARNIPYTVLKDSLGSIRKDQPVYIYDQKKSLSIRTANKLRKAGYQDIYILKGGYDGWSGKIKSKKV, from the coding sequence ATGGTTTTATGGGTAATTAACATCATTTTGCTATTGATTATTCTTGCTATTGTGTTTTGGGAAGTTTATCTACGAGTAATGGCAAAACGTTCTGCAAAAACACTGGAAGAAGAAGAATTTCGTGATGGGATGCGTAAGGCACAAGTCATTGATGTTCGTGAAAAAGACGTGTTTGATGCAGGACATATTTTAGGGGCAAGAAATATCCCTTATACTGTTTTAAAAGATTCATTAGGATCTATCCGAAAAGATCAACCGGTGTATATCTACGACCAAAAGAAAAGCTTAAGTATTCGTACAGCGAATAAGTTAAGAAAAGCTGGCTACCAAGATATCTATATCTTAAAAGGTGGATATGATGGCTGGTCTGGCAAGATTAAAAGTAAAAAAGTATAG
- a CDS encoding ROK family glucokinase: MDKKIIGIDLGGTTAKFAILTPEGEIQQKWSIDTNILDDGKHIIPEIIESVNHRIKLYNMNAENFIGIGMGTPGSVDSEAGTVIGAYNLNWTELQYVKKQIEEGTGIKFAIDNDANVAALGERWKGAGENDPDVIFVTLGTGVGGGIVAAGNLIHGVAGAGGEIGHITVDPEGFECTCGKRGCLETVSSATGVVRLARFLAEEYAGDSKLKAMLDNGEEVTSKDIFEMAQADDPFGLMVVDRVCFYLGLACGNLGNTMNPSSIVLGGGVSAAGEFLRSRVEKYFNQFTFPQVQQSTKIKLAELGNEAGVIGAASLALKFAE, translated from the coding sequence ATGGACAAAAAAATTATTGGGATTGATTTAGGTGGAACAACAGCAAAATTTGCAATTCTAACACCAGAAGGAGAGATTCAACAAAAATGGAGCATCGATACCAATATATTGGATGACGGTAAACATATTATTCCGGAAATTATCGAGTCAGTAAATCATCGTATCAAATTATATAACATGAATGCTGAAAATTTCATCGGAATCGGTATGGGAACACCAGGAAGTGTCGATAGTGAAGCAGGTACAGTGATCGGAGCCTACAATTTAAATTGGACTGAACTTCAATACGTAAAAAAACAAATTGAAGAAGGAACTGGAATCAAATTTGCTATTGATAACGATGCGAACGTTGCTGCTTTAGGTGAGCGCTGGAAAGGTGCAGGGGAAAATGATCCTGACGTTATTTTTGTTACCTTAGGAACGGGTGTCGGTGGCGGAATCGTTGCTGCTGGGAACTTGATCCACGGCGTTGCTGGTGCAGGTGGCGAGATTGGACACATTACAGTGGACCCAGAAGGTTTTGAATGTACATGCGGTAAAAGAGGGTGCTTAGAAACAGTTTCAAGTGCAACAGGTGTAGTTCGCTTAGCACGTTTCTTAGCAGAAGAGTATGCCGGAGATTCAAAATTAAAAGCAATGCTTGACAATGGAGAAGAAGTAACAAGTAAAGATATTTTTGAAATGGCACAAGCAGACGATCCATTTGGTCTGATGGTCGTTGATCGTGTTTGTTTCTACTTAGGATTAGCTTGCGGTAATCTAGGGAACACTATGAACCCATCAAGTATTGTTTTAGGCGGCGGAGTATCTGCTGCCGGGGAATTTTTACGTAGTCGTGTTGAAAAATATTTCAACCAATTTACGTTCCCTCAAGTACAACAATCAACAAAAATCAAATTAGCAGAATTAGGAAATGAAGCTGGCGTGATCGGTGCTGCTTCATTAGCCTTGAAATTTGCGGAATAA
- the galE gene encoding UDP-glucose 4-epimerase GalE — MAILVLGGAGYIGSHAVDRLINQNYQVVVVDNLLTGHQAAIHPKAQFYKGDIRDKSFLQSVFEKETIEGVLHFAASSLVGESVEKPLKYFNNNVYGMQILLEVMHEYHVKNIVFSSTAATYGEPTESPITEATPTNPKNPYGESKLMMEKMMKWCDQAYGMRYVALRYFNVAGAKADASIGEDHTPETHLVPIILQVALGQRDSLAIYGDDYDTPDGTCIRDYVQVEDLADAHILALEYLRAGNESNFFNLGSNQGYSVKEMLEAAREVTNREIPAKVAPRRAGDPSRLVASSAKAEEILGWRPAYTDVKEIIKTAWDWHVSHPHGYEE; from the coding sequence ATGGCAATCTTGGTATTGGGTGGCGCAGGTTATATCGGTTCACATGCTGTTGATCGGTTGATCAATCAAAACTATCAAGTGGTAGTAGTGGATAATTTATTAACGGGGCATCAAGCAGCAATTCATCCTAAAGCACAATTTTATAAAGGTGACATTCGGGATAAATCTTTTTTACAGTCTGTTTTTGAAAAAGAAACGATCGAAGGAGTCCTTCATTTTGCAGCTAGTTCATTAGTGGGAGAGTCTGTTGAGAAACCATTGAAGTATTTTAATAACAATGTCTATGGTATGCAAATATTGTTAGAAGTGATGCATGAATATCATGTGAAGAATATTGTCTTTTCATCTACAGCAGCCACTTATGGTGAACCTACAGAATCACCAATTACCGAAGCAACTCCTACGAATCCAAAAAATCCGTACGGTGAAAGCAAATTGATGATGGAAAAAATGATGAAATGGTGTGACCAAGCCTATGGCATGCGATATGTAGCATTGCGTTATTTCAATGTAGCAGGTGCAAAAGCAGATGCATCGATTGGGGAAGATCACACACCAGAAACGCATTTAGTTCCTATTATTCTCCAAGTAGCTCTAGGTCAACGTGATTCTTTGGCGATTTACGGTGATGATTACGATACACCCGATGGAACATGCATCCGAGATTATGTTCAAGTGGAAGATTTGGCTGATGCCCATATCTTAGCTTTAGAATATTTAAGAGCGGGGAATGAAAGTAACTTCTTTAATCTAGGGAGCAATCAAGGCTACTCCGTCAAAGAAATGCTTGAAGCGGCTAGAGAAGTAACAAATCGAGAAATTCCAGCTAAGGTGGCACCACGTAGAGCCGGAGATCCAAGCCGGTTGGTCGCTTCCAGTGCTAAAGCTGAAGAAATCTTAGGTTGGCGACCAGCTTACACAGATGTAAAAGAAATCATTAAAACAGCCTGGGATTGGCATGTGAGTCATCCCCATGGTTATGAGGAGTAG
- a CDS encoding YqgQ family protein, protein MESLYDVQQLLKRFGIFVYVGSRIYDIELMTIELKNLHDSRLIDHDTYMTAWRILKREHRVEESRKKGNL, encoded by the coding sequence ATGGAGAGCTTATATGACGTGCAACAACTGCTCAAACGATTTGGCATCTTTGTCTATGTTGGGTCACGTATCTATGATATTGAATTAATGACGATTGAATTGAAGAATCTTCATGACAGTCGTTTGATCGATCATGATACATACATGACAGCGTGGCGCATACTAAAACGAGAGCACCGAGTGGAAGAAAGCCGAAAGAAAGGAAACTTGTAA
- a CDS encoding DUF3042 family protein: MKKFVSGILVGSLATAAAVAGLVASVKKTVIDPIDEKETMIEENRKKAMRKRVAR, encoded by the coding sequence ATGAAAAAATTTGTATCTGGAATTTTAGTCGGTAGTCTTGCAACAGCGGCAGCTGTTGCTGGATTGGTAGCTTCAGTTAAAAAAACAGTAATCGATCCCATTGATGAAAAAGAAACAATGATCGAAGAAAATCGTAAAAAAGCGATGCGTAAACGTGTAGCTCGCTAA
- a CDS encoding FecCD family ABC transporter permease yields MKRSYQSLVVLFLLLVVNIVASLMIGTPFIPFDQLAEVFQGNGSAIQELIVYEFRAPRLLISLLAGMCLGISGFILQGVTRNRLADAGILGINAGAGFFVMIYLGFYANQTFPFLLLIVAFLGGLLAALLVYLFAYTRNSFLGMNRLLLSGIAVNAGLSALMLLFTIKLSKENYGFVNAWLAGSLWGASWPYVFSLLPWAVILLPFVLIYSRRIGLLSFGQERAQSLGLDVQKSQKILLILAVALACGSVAVAGSLSFVGLLAPHLAKFVVRRENQLSLILSGLFGAFFVTIADVLTRVILPSGEIPTGILIAVLGAPYFLYLLFSKQTIA; encoded by the coding sequence ATGAAAAGAAGTTACCAATCACTAGTTGTTTTATTTCTTTTATTAGTTGTTAATATAGTTGCAAGTTTAATGATTGGCACACCATTTATTCCATTTGATCAATTAGCTGAGGTGTTTCAAGGGAATGGTTCGGCAATCCAAGAGTTGATTGTTTATGAATTTCGTGCCCCTCGTCTATTAATCAGTCTTCTTGCTGGTATGTGTTTAGGTATTTCAGGCTTTATCTTGCAGGGAGTTACTAGAAATAGACTAGCTGATGCTGGCATATTGGGCATTAACGCTGGAGCAGGTTTTTTCGTTATGATTTATTTGGGCTTTTATGCCAACCAAACTTTTCCGTTTTTACTATTGATCGTGGCTTTTCTAGGCGGCTTGCTTGCAGCTTTACTTGTGTACTTGTTTGCTTATACGAGAAATAGTTTTTTAGGGATGAACCGGCTTTTACTATCAGGAATTGCAGTCAATGCTGGATTGTCGGCATTGATGCTTTTATTTACGATTAAATTGTCGAAAGAAAACTATGGTTTTGTTAATGCCTGGTTAGCAGGTTCACTTTGGGGAGCTAGTTGGCCATATGTTTTCTCATTGTTACCTTGGGCAGTTATTTTGCTTCCTTTCGTGCTGATTTATAGTCGACGAATTGGTTTATTATCTTTTGGTCAAGAAAGAGCGCAAAGTCTAGGATTAGACGTGCAGAAAAGTCAAAAAATCCTATTGATACTCGCTGTTGCTTTAGCCTGCGGAAGCGTTGCGGTAGCTGGCAGCTTATCTTTTGTCGGTTTGTTAGCTCCTCATTTGGCTAAATTTGTCGTCAGAAGAGAAAATCAACTGTCCTTGATCTTGAGTGGATTATTTGGGGCATTTTTTGTAACGATTGCAGATGTTCTTACACGAGTGATTCTACCAAGTGGTGAGATTCCTACTGGGATTTTAATTGCGGTCCTAGGAGCTCCATATTTCTTATATTTATTATTTTCCAAACAAACGATTGCTTAG
- a CDS encoding FAD/NAD(P)-binding protein, whose amino-acid sequence MIIGIVGAGPRGLSMVERLIRNNRENQHIQICLFDPDGPGGRVWRLDQPTELLMNSVSQQVTLFTDETLTSGGEISPGPNLYQWSQTEAKKYIEKQQFVNKEFFLAEAERLRANEPATRCFYGLYQQWFYEQLKKLAPHSFTIVRSLVKEIDKIKTGFYLKTNEQHLVVDQLVMTTGHWENKVSKDEKRFYDYAEKEQLFYQPPANPADVSVETIPPKATVILRGLGLSFFDYVGLLTENRGGKFEKQGEKLVYLPSGREPIVYCGSRKGLPYFPRGKNEKRGGAMAVPKLITKENLAKLYQNQQLTGKLFFDLLKKDVELFYYKKLIEEKHLAISPVLFEQIFLTRDQSDWQKQFPELQPYQWEWDFFETPIYHEKHDFQKESRRFIDYQINESMKGNCTGAIALAFDALKDWRDPVHLVIEWGIFTAKEYREVLWGWFTKLNAFLTIGPPVVRTRELAALIDAGIFTIVSPPLEIKTEAGFFIVENEGQRIESRYLIEARLPQTDLTQTKNPALNSLKKHQLIRPFTYQDTTGVYETGAIDIKLSTNQVWNKQGELEENLYCLGIPVEGVDWLTATVSRPYTDAWNLRQIDKVAQLILGRTTN is encoded by the coding sequence ATGATTATTGGCATTGTTGGGGCAGGCCCCAGAGGACTAAGCATGGTAGAACGATTGATCCGAAACAATCGGGAAAACCAACATATCCAGATCTGTTTATTCGATCCTGATGGGCCTGGTGGTCGAGTCTGGCGGCTCGATCAACCAACAGAGTTATTGATGAACTCAGTCTCTCAGCAAGTTACGCTTTTTACAGATGAAACATTAACAAGTGGCGGAGAGATTTCACCGGGGCCTAATTTATATCAATGGAGCCAAACAGAGGCGAAAAAGTATATCGAAAAGCAACAGTTTGTGAATAAAGAATTTTTTTTGGCAGAAGCCGAGCGCTTACGTGCCAATGAACCAGCTACCAGATGTTTTTATGGCTTGTACCAACAGTGGTTTTATGAACAATTAAAAAAATTAGCACCGCATTCATTCACTATCGTTCGATCCTTAGTGAAAGAGATTGATAAGATAAAGACAGGTTTTTACTTGAAAACAAACGAACAGCATTTAGTAGTAGATCAGTTAGTGATGACTACGGGACATTGGGAAAATAAAGTATCCAAAGACGAGAAAAGGTTTTATGACTATGCTGAAAAAGAGCAATTGTTCTACCAACCGCCAGCAAATCCAGCTGATGTTTCCGTAGAAACTATTCCGCCAAAAGCCACAGTGATTCTTAGAGGATTAGGTCTAAGTTTTTTTGATTATGTAGGTTTACTTACCGAGAATAGAGGAGGTAAGTTTGAAAAACAAGGAGAGAAATTGGTATATTTGCCGTCTGGACGTGAGCCGATCGTATACTGCGGGTCTAGAAAAGGGTTGCCCTATTTTCCTCGAGGAAAAAATGAAAAACGGGGAGGAGCAATGGCTGTTCCTAAATTGATCACCAAAGAAAATTTAGCAAAGCTTTATCAAAATCAACAATTAACTGGGAAACTGTTTTTCGACTTGCTAAAAAAAGATGTCGAACTTTTTTATTATAAGAAATTAATTGAGGAAAAACATCTAGCTATTTCACCAGTATTATTTGAACAAATCTTTTTAACACGTGATCAAAGTGATTGGCAAAAACAATTTCCTGAATTACAGCCTTATCAATGGGAGTGGGATTTTTTTGAAACGCCTATCTATCATGAGAAGCACGACTTTCAAAAAGAAAGTCGAAGGTTTATTGATTATCAAATCAATGAATCAATGAAAGGAAATTGTACTGGGGCGATTGCTTTAGCTTTTGATGCGTTAAAAGATTGGCGTGATCCTGTCCATCTGGTCATTGAATGGGGCATCTTCACTGCCAAAGAATATAGAGAAGTATTATGGGGTTGGTTTACTAAGCTCAATGCTTTTCTCACGATCGGTCCGCCAGTTGTTCGGACAAGAGAATTAGCCGCTCTGATTGATGCGGGTATTTTCACAATCGTTTCCCCACCGCTGGAAATCAAAACAGAGGCCGGTTTCTTTATCGTAGAAAACGAGGGACAACGGATTGAAAGTCGCTACTTGATTGAAGCCCGACTCCCGCAGACTGATTTGACACAAACAAAGAACCCAGCATTAAATAGCTTGAAAAAACATCAGCTGATTCGTCCTTTTACTTATCAGGACACGACTGGCGTGTATGAAACTGGTGCAATTGATATCAAACTAAGCACCAATCAAGTCTGGAACAAACAGGGAGAGCTAGAAGAAAATTTATATTGTTTAGGGATTCCGGTCGAAGGTGTGGATTGGTTGACAGCTACAGTCTCACGACCATATACCGATGCTTGGAATTTGAGGCAAATCGATAAAGTGGCACAGCTGATTCTTGGAAGGACAACCAATTGA
- a CDS encoding DUF488 domain-containing protein, which translates to MIKLKRVYSAREKGDGFRILVDRIWPRGISKEKAQIDLWLKEIAPSTELRKFFGHLPERFPVFEEKYLEELMTDQEKQLAVKQLAELCQNYPIVTLVYGAKNEQQNQAVVLKALMERKLNR; encoded by the coding sequence ATGATCAAACTGAAAAGAGTGTACAGTGCGCGCGAAAAGGGTGATGGCTTTAGAATTTTAGTTGATCGAATATGGCCAAGAGGGATATCAAAGGAAAAAGCGCAGATTGATCTATGGTTAAAGGAGATTGCACCAAGTACTGAGTTGAGAAAATTCTTTGGACATCTTCCTGAACGTTTTCCTGTTTTTGAAGAAAAATACCTAGAAGAGTTAATGACAGATCAAGAAAAGCAATTGGCAGTCAAGCAGCTAGCTGAACTCTGTCAAAACTATCCAATCGTGACCTTAGTTTATGGTGCAAAGAATGAACAGCAAAATCAAGCCGTGGTGCTAAAAGCGTTGATGGAAAGGAAGCTGAATCGATGA